Sequence from the Laspinema palackyanum D2c genome:
ACTTAAGAGAAGAGAACGACTGAAGTCGTTACTACGAACTTAAGAGAAGAGAACGACTGAAGTCGTTACTACGAACTTAAGAGAACGACCTGGAGATGAAAATCCTTTACTGATAAAGGGATTGAATCCACTCCCATTCGTGGGTTAATCCCTCTTTGAGAGGGACTTGCGGCTGATATCCGATGAGACGCTGTGCTTTAGAAACATCTGCACTGGTGTGACGCGCATCCCCGATCGCCGACTCGATATGGTTGCGACGAATGGGACGTCCAATTACTTCCTCAATCGTATCAATCACATGAGCTAACGACACCCGAGAACCACCGCCAATATTGAAGACTTCCCCAGAAGCTTCTTTGGAACTCGCTGAGGCTAAATTAGCAGCAACCGCATCACTAATATAAGTAAAATCTCGGGTTTGCTGTCCATCTCCAAAAATCGGGATTGCCTCGTCAACCAATGCCGCTTTAAAAAACTTGTGAAATGCCATATCCGGACGCTGACGAGGACCATAGACGGTAAAATAACGCAATCCCACCACGGGCACCCCAAAATTGCGGTGATATAACACACATAATTGTTCCGATGCCAGCTTAGTAATCCCATAAGGGGACACAGGTGCCGGACAAATTGCTTCACTCGTCGGCATGGTTTCGGCATTG
This genomic interval carries:
- a CDS encoding NAD-dependent epimerase/dehydratase family protein; its protein translation is MTINIVTGVGGFVGSHLAEALLDRGERVIGIDQFNDYYDPRLKRQNIASFATHPAFQLIEADIQSLDWRSLLADVDFIYHQAAQAGVRASWGEGFRAYTERNLNATQIMLEAAKDAKQLQRFVFASSSSVYGNAETMPTSEAICPAPVSPYGITKLASEQLCVLYHRNFGVPVVGLRYFTVYGPRQRPDMAFHKFFKAALVDEAIPIFGDGQQTRDFTYISDAVAANLASASSKEASGEVFNIGGGSRVSLAHVIDTIEEVIGRPIRRNHIESAIGDARHTSADVSKAQRLIGYQPQVPLKEGLTHEWEWIQSLYQ